From the genome of Lycorma delicatula isolate Av1 chromosome 11, ASM4794821v1, whole genome shotgun sequence, one region includes:
- the AsnRS-m gene encoding asparagine--tRNA ligase, mitochondrial, whose translation MAFVLGKLKFVFRCKKISFKNSLPKRCWASFPNISTINSIYTSEKFGQIRVEGWIIGIRKLKELLFIDVSDGSCPKKLQLTVDKNKVPKDLSYGASVKASGLLQTNKNNQIEVLVDDIKLVGKCHLNDGYPFAQRTPYNPNHDREFIHLRPRTQPFSSLLRIRHKIFLTFNELLDSDGFFNINIPVLTTNDCEGGGEVFMVKPDNNSLIKDMIKENKIEKQNEDEVFFGSKTYLTVSGQLHLEAVSRALKKVYSLGPTFRAENSRSRLHLSEFYMLEAEIAFINNINDINSVIELLLKKSIDKILSNYSEEIQSYYKLTGIKHEEQLNILNRILNENFTTITYNEAFDILDKKRNLFKQYPKKDETFSKEHELYLVEYNNGIPIFIVEWPEKSKPFYMKSVENLSDKVEAVDLLCPNVGELCGGGVREDNYDILKQKLMKENLDSKLDWYLQLRNFGNVRTGGFGMGFERFLQLLLGITNIKDTIPFPRWPHNCKL comes from the exons ATGGCTTTTGtgttaggaaaattaaaatttgttttccgatgtaaaaaaataagttttaaaaacagtttaccgAAAAGATGTTGGGCATCATTTCCAAATATATCTACTATTAACAGTATTTATACTTCTGAAAAATTTGGACAAATACGAGTAGAG GGATGGATAATTGGAattaggaaattaaaagaattactgTTCATCGATGTCAGTGATGGTTCATgtcctaaaaaattacaattaactgTCGATAAAAATAAAGTGCCAAAAGATTTAAGCTATGGTGCATCTGTTAAAGCATCTGGTTTATTACAgaccaataaaaataatcaaattgaagTTTTAGTGGATGATATTAAACTAGTGGGCAAGTGCCATCTTAATGATGGATATCCATTTGCTCAGCGTACACCATATAACCCAAATCATGATAgagaatttattcatttaaggCCTAGGACTCAGCCATTTAGTTCATTACTTAGAATtagacataaaatttttttaacttttaatgaattattagatAGCGAtgggttttttaatattaatatacctGTTTTAACAACAAACGATTGTGAAGGCGGTGGTGAAGTGTTTATGGTCAAACctgataataattcattaataaaagatatgataaaagaaaataaaattgagaaacaaaatgaagatgaagtattttttggaagtaaaacttatttaacgGTTTCTGGACAGCTGCATTTAGAAGCAGTTTCAAG ggctTTAAAGAAAGTATACAGTTTAGGACCAACTTTCAGAGCAGAAAATTCTAGATCAAGATTACATCTTTCTGAATTTTATATGTTAGAAGCAGaaattgcttttattaataatattaatgatattaattctGTGATtgaattacttttgaaaaaatcaattgataaaaTTCTAAGTAATTACAGTGAAGAAATTCAATCGTATTATAAATTAACTGGTATTAAACATGAagaacagttaaatattttaaatagaattctgaatgaaaattttacaaccaTTACATACAATGAAGCTTTTGATATATTAGATAAGAAAcgcaatttatttaaacagtatcCTAAAAAAGATGAAACATTCAGTAAAGAGCATGAATTATATTTAGTGGAATATAATAATGGAATACCAATATTTATTGTTGAATGGCCTGAAAAAAGTAAAccgttttatatgaaatctgttgAAAATTTATCAGACAAG gtcGAAGCAGTAGATTTACTTTGTCCAAATGTTGGTGAATTATGTGGGGGTGGTGTCAGAGAAGATAATTATGATATATTGAAACAAAAACTTATGAAAGAAAATCTAGATTCAAAACTCGATTGGTATTTACAATTAAGAAACTTTGGAAATGTTAGaactggaggctttggtatgggttTTGAAAGATTTCTACAGTTATTGCTtggaataacaaatattaaagataCAATCCCATTCCCTAGATGGCCACACAATTGTAAACTATAA